The Mycolicibacterium insubricum DNA segment GGTAGGTCAGCACGACCTTGTTGGTGATCAACGCGAGAACCACGCCGGCGGCGACCAGCCCCCACCCCGGCCCCGGGTTGTAGTTGACCAAATTCCAGACACCAACGCCGATCGCGGCGAGGGTGGCGAGGGCCACCACCACGATCAGGTTGCTCAGCAGGCCGGTGCCGCGGTCCAGCAGCACGACCTTGCGCCCGTCGTCGGTGACGACCAGCCCCCCGGTGTTGACGAGGATGTCGGCGGCGGGCGGGGACGCATCGGTCATGCACGACAGCGTGCCACTGCACGGCCGTACGCGGGGCGGGACCCCGCCAACCGGACCGCCAACCGGGGCCGCCGACCGTACCCCGACGATCTGACGCCGGATGTAACGCTGGGGTAGCGTCGGGCTATATGAGGAACATGGGAATTGCACGCAAGGTAGGGCTGACCGTGCTCGCGGCGGCCGCATCGGTTGCTCTGGTTCCGGGTGTTGCCGCGGCTGATCCGGCCGAACACCAGATCCGGTACACGCTGACCCAGGCCGAAGGCGCGACCTTCGACCTCTACTACCTGGCCAGTCAGCCGCCCAGCAAGCAGGCCTACGACGCCGACGCCTACAAGTACCTCAAGCACGAGTCCATCGATCTGGCCCCGGGCCAGACCTGGACCTTCGACACCACGCTGTCCGACCCGACCTGGGCGATCTTCACCGTGTCCAGCACCACCCACGGCGGGCGCCCGGCGCCGATGGCGACCTGCGAGATCTCCGTCGACGGCCAGTCCGCGGTGCACAACAGCGCCGACTACAACCCGCGTTGCGACCTCAAGAACTGGGTCGGCGGCGCCGCGCCGGCGGCACAGCAGAACACCCCGGCGGCGGCCACTCCGGCTGATGCCACCCCAGCCGATGCCATCCCGGCGGACGCGGCCCCGGCGGCGGCCACTCCGGCTGATGCCACTCCCGCCGACGCAGTCCCGGCCGCTGGCGACGCCGCTGCGGTGGGCGGCGCCCCCGCCTGAGCCACCGGGCCCGTTAGCGCTCGGGTTCCGTCAGCCCTCGGGCTGGGAGAACTCCATGACCTCGAGGTTCCAGTAGCCCCGCAGGTTGGTGATCAGACCGGCGTCGTCGACCCGATAGGTGAACACGCCGCGCACCTTGCTGCGGAACCCGCCCTCGAACTGGCTGCTCAGCACCAGGATGTGCGCGATCTCCGCCGGTGACGACGACGGGAACGTCTCCTCGCAGACGATCTGGGTGTTCGACTTGCCGACGATGGTGTCGTAGAACTCGGCGACCGCCGCCTTCCCGCGCACCCCGTTGCCGTCGGCGTTGGTCGGGGCGGGCCCGATCGGGTCCTCGATCACGACGTCATCGGCCATCAGCGCCAACCACGCCTCGCGGTTACCCGAACTCACCGCCGCCCACGATGCCTGTGATGCTTCCAACGCGGTGCGGACGGCGGTCTCGGTCATCTCAGGAACGTCCTCGTTTGACTTGGTTGAACGGCACGCCGCGGTCGGCGGCGTACTCGCGGGGGAAGTTCAGTATGCGCTCGCCGATGACGTTTCTCGCCATCTCCGAGCTACCGCCGCCCAGTGAACCGGTCTGCCGGGACAGATACCGGATGCCCAGGCCCAACAGGTCGGCGTTCTCGCCGGCCTCCTCGACGACGCCGGCGGTACCGGCGATCGCCAGCGAGGTGTCCACCTCCAGCTCGGTGGTCTCGGCGTGGAACAACCGGATCAGGGTGCCCGCGGTCGGCGGCAGCGCACCGGTGGCGATCGACGCCGACACGTGCTCGATCAGCTGCTCCTTGACGGCGCGGCGCACCAGCGCGCGGCCGGCCAGATCCTGCACCCGGGCGTCCTCGCCCTGGCCGGTGGCCTCGGCCAGTGCCACGTAATCGGTGGGGGCCTCTTGCAGATTCTCCGGGCCCCGGCCGCTGGAGAACTCCGAACCGCCGCCCACCGCGCGCCGCTCGTGGAACAGCTGGCGCGAGGCCACCTCCCAGCCCTTGTTCACCTCGCCGACGACGGCGTCGTCGCCGAGGCGCAGGCCGTCGAAGAACTCCTCGCAGAACTCCTCGTTGCCGTTGACCTCGGTGATCCGGCGCATGGTGATGCCCGGCGCGTTCAGCGGCACCAGGAACATGGTCAGGCCCTCGTGTTTGGGCACACTGGCGTCGGTGCGGGCCAGCAGCAGCCCGTAGTCGGCGGCGAAGGCGCTGGTGGACCAGGTCTTGGCGCCGTTGATCACCCAGCCGTCGTCGGTGCGGTCGGCGCGGGTGATGACCCCGGCCAGATCAGACCCGCCGCTGGGCTCCGACAGCAACTGGCACAGGACCTCCTCGCCGCGGATGGCCGCGCCGATCCGATCGCGCTTTTGGGCCTCGGTACCCATGTCCAGCAGCGTCGCCGCGCAGATCGCGAACGTCGGGACGTTGAGGATCAGCGGCATCTCGTAGTCGCTGCAGACCGCGTCGAACGCCTTCTGATACGCGAAATCCAGTCCCAGACCGCCGTATTCACGAGGGAAGCAGATACCGGCGAAGCCGCCGGCGTACAGCCGCTGCTGCAGCTCGGTGGCCCGGTCCCAGCTGCTCTGCTCGGCGCGCACCGAGAACGGCGGGTTCTTCGGGTCGATGCGCGGCATGTTCTCGGCCAGCCACTGCGCGGCCCGGGCGGCGAATTCGGCGACCGTCTCGGTGCCCGTCGTGGTGTCCAGGTCGGTCATGCGGTGGCCTCCTCGAGCCGGCGGCTCATCGCGTACACGGCGCGGTGGTGGTCTTCCGGGGAACCGAACATCGCCCGGTACAGGGCAGCCCGGCGCAGGTACAGGTGCAGATCGTGCTCCCAGGTGACCCCGATCCCGCCGTGCAGCTGCACGCAGTCCTGAAGGATCACCGGGGCCCGTTCGGCCACATACGCTTTGGCGACGCTGACCAGTCGGGGAGCGTCGTCGCTGTGTTCGGCGACCGCGGAGACGGCGCCGGCGGTGGTGGCCCGGGCGGCCTCGAACCACATCTTCATGTCGGCGGCGCGGTGCTTGAGCGCCTGGTACGACGCCAGCGGACGGCCGAAGCTGTGCCGGTCGCCCAGCCACTGGTAGGTGAAGGCCAGCACGGTGTCCAATATCCCGACCAGCTCGGCGCACTGCAGCACGAGGGCGATCTGGCGCTGCCGCTCGATGATCGCGGCGGTGTCCGCGGCCGTCCCGACCACCGCCGAGGCATCCAGCGCCACACCGGCGAATTCGGCTCGGGCGTAACTCTTCACCAGATCGA contains these protein-coding regions:
- a CDS encoding acyl-CoA dehydrogenase family protein, which encodes MTDLDTTTGTETVAEFAARAAQWLAENMPRIDPKNPPFSVRAEQSSWDRATELQQRLYAGGFAGICFPREYGGLGLDFAYQKAFDAVCSDYEMPLILNVPTFAICAATLLDMGTEAQKRDRIGAAIRGEEVLCQLLSEPSGGSDLAGVITRADRTDDGWVINGAKTWSTSAFAADYGLLLARTDASVPKHEGLTMFLVPLNAPGITMRRITEVNGNEEFCEEFFDGLRLGDDAVVGEVNKGWEVASRQLFHERRAVGGGSEFSSGRGPENLQEAPTDYVALAEATGQGEDARVQDLAGRALVRRAVKEQLIEHVSASIATGALPPTAGTLIRLFHAETTELEVDTSLAIAGTAGVVEEAGENADLLGLGIRYLSRQTGSLGGGSSEMARNVIGERILNFPREYAADRGVPFNQVKRGRS
- a CDS encoding nuclear transport factor 2 family protein; its protein translation is MTETAVRTALEASQASWAAVSSGNREAWLALMADDVVIEDPIGPAPTNADGNGVRGKAAVAEFYDTIVGKSNTQIVCEETFPSSSPAEIAHILVLSSQFEGGFRSKVRGVFTYRVDDAGLITNLRGYWNLEVMEFSQPEG